A region from the Lycium barbarum isolate Lr01 chromosome 8, ASM1917538v2, whole genome shotgun sequence genome encodes:
- the LOC132605674 gene encoding uncharacterized protein LOC132605674 isoform X5 — MENSSPSTSRKRQRADEPEPEPEPEPEPEPEPVLNDAELVSMEENFNFSDTLVALRMMRAQFPRIEKSLRRERVLRTFKLNTGQDDHAIMFLDDYLGQIERVSKRLEAQKQEDLFVFEWFKEHVIHSKLDPSIGHEELRSLLSLGGKVKEEHISLLINAGLLTRQLIDPNMYWFAIPNIGSVLKGLSQGRKELMSFLNRRKYKEMAMAALEKKRLRLSPLDMRFHLRDLLGSGHLKTVESPTGLLVKVVKD; from the exons ATGGAGAACTCGAGCCCATCAACAAGCCGAAAACGCCAACGGGCCGACGAGCCTGAGCCCGAACCCGAGCCCGAGCCCGAGCCCGAGCCCGAACCGGTCCTAAACGATGCTGAATTAGTATCAATGGAGGAAAATTTCAACTTTAGTGATACTTTAGTGGCTCTTCGTATGATGCGTGCTCAATTTCCCCGTATCGAAAag TCCCTAAGGAGGGAAAGAGTTCTACGTACTTTCAAATTAAATACTGGACAGGATGATCATGCTATAATGTTTTTGGATGACTACCTTGGTCAG ATCGAACGTGTCAGTAAAAGATTGGAAGCACAGAAGCAAGAAGACCTATTTGTTTTTGAATGGTTCAAGGAGCATGTAATTCATTCAAAGCTAGATCCCAGCATTGGACATGAAGAACTT CGTTCACTTCTGTCGTTGGGGGGCAAGGTGAAGGAGGAACACATCTCCCTCTTAATAAATGCTGGACTTCTG ACTCGACAACTTATTGATCCGAACATGTACTGGTTTGCGATTCCAAATATTGGATCAGTTCTCAAGGGCCTCTCACAG GGAAGAAAGGAGCTTATGTCTTTTCTCAATCGTAGAAAGTACAAAGAGATGGCAATGGCTGCTCTGGAAAAGAAGCGTCTTCGACTCTCTCCACTAGATATGAGATTTCATCTCAGAGATTTGCTTGGATCAGGCCATCTCAAAACTGTTGAGTCACCCACAGGTTTACTTGTTAAGGTTGTGAAGGATTAG
- the LOC132605674 gene encoding uncharacterized protein LOC132605674 isoform X2 has protein sequence MENSSPSTSRKRQRADEPEPEPEPEPEPEPEPVLNDAELVSMEENFNFSDTLVALRMMRAQFPRIEKLYSSVKDRTQVDRELESLRRERVLRTFKLNTGQDDHAIMFLDDYLGQIERVSKRLEAQKQEDLFVFEWFKEHVIHSKLDPSIGHEELRSLLSLGGKVKEEHISLLINAGLLTRQLIDPNMYWFAIPNIGSVLKGLSQGRKELMSFLNRRKYKEMAMAALEKKRLRLSPLDMRFHLRDLLGSGHLKTVESPTGLLVKVVKD, from the exons ATGGAGAACTCGAGCCCATCAACAAGCCGAAAACGCCAACGGGCCGACGAGCCTGAGCCCGAACCCGAGCCCGAGCCCGAGCCCGAGCCCGAACCGGTCCTAAACGATGCTGAATTAGTATCAATGGAGGAAAATTTCAACTTTAGTGATACTTTAGTGGCTCTTCGTATGATGCGTGCTCAATTTCCCCGTATCGAAAag TTATACAGCAGTGTAAAGGACAGGACACAAGTGGACAGAGAGTTGGAG TCCCTAAGGAGGGAAAGAGTTCTACGTACTTTCAAATTAAATACTGGACAGGATGATCATGCTATAATGTTTTTGGATGACTACCTTGGTCAG ATCGAACGTGTCAGTAAAAGATTGGAAGCACAGAAGCAAGAAGACCTATTTGTTTTTGAATGGTTCAAGGAGCATGTAATTCATTCAAAGCTAGATCCCAGCATTGGACATGAAGAACTT CGTTCACTTCTGTCGTTGGGGGGCAAGGTGAAGGAGGAACACATCTCCCTCTTAATAAATGCTGGACTTCTG ACTCGACAACTTATTGATCCGAACATGTACTGGTTTGCGATTCCAAATATTGGATCAGTTCTCAAGGGCCTCTCACAG GGAAGAAAGGAGCTTATGTCTTTTCTCAATCGTAGAAAGTACAAAGAGATGGCAATGGCTGCTCTGGAAAAGAAGCGTCTTCGACTCTCTCCACTAGATATGAGATTTCATCTCAGAGATTTGCTTGGATCAGGCCATCTCAAAACTGTTGAGTCACCCACAGGTTTACTTGTTAAGGTTGTGAAGGATTAG
- the LOC132605674 gene encoding uncharacterized protein LOC132605674 isoform X1, which translates to MENSSPSTSRKRQRADEPEPEPEPEPEPEPEPVLNDAELVSMEENFNFSDTLVALRMMRAQFPRIEKVSIQPFILRSQLYSSVKDRTQVDRELESLRRERVLRTFKLNTGQDDHAIMFLDDYLGQIERVSKRLEAQKQEDLFVFEWFKEHVIHSKLDPSIGHEELRSLLSLGGKVKEEHISLLINAGLLTRQLIDPNMYWFAIPNIGSVLKGLSQGRKELMSFLNRRKYKEMAMAALEKKRLRLSPLDMRFHLRDLLGSGHLKTVESPTGLLVKVVKD; encoded by the exons ATGGAGAACTCGAGCCCATCAACAAGCCGAAAACGCCAACGGGCCGACGAGCCTGAGCCCGAACCCGAGCCCGAGCCCGAGCCCGAGCCCGAACCGGTCCTAAACGATGCTGAATTAGTATCAATGGAGGAAAATTTCAACTTTAGTGATACTTTAGTGGCTCTTCGTATGATGCGTGCTCAATTTCCCCGTATCGAAAag GTTTCAATTCAGCCTTTTATTTTGCGGTCACAGTTATACAGCAGTGTAAAGGACAGGACACAAGTGGACAGAGAGTTGGAG TCCCTAAGGAGGGAAAGAGTTCTACGTACTTTCAAATTAAATACTGGACAGGATGATCATGCTATAATGTTTTTGGATGACTACCTTGGTCAG ATCGAACGTGTCAGTAAAAGATTGGAAGCACAGAAGCAAGAAGACCTATTTGTTTTTGAATGGTTCAAGGAGCATGTAATTCATTCAAAGCTAGATCCCAGCATTGGACATGAAGAACTT CGTTCACTTCTGTCGTTGGGGGGCAAGGTGAAGGAGGAACACATCTCCCTCTTAATAAATGCTGGACTTCTG ACTCGACAACTTATTGATCCGAACATGTACTGGTTTGCGATTCCAAATATTGGATCAGTTCTCAAGGGCCTCTCACAG GGAAGAAAGGAGCTTATGTCTTTTCTCAATCGTAGAAAGTACAAAGAGATGGCAATGGCTGCTCTGGAAAAGAAGCGTCTTCGACTCTCTCCACTAGATATGAGATTTCATCTCAGAGATTTGCTTGGATCAGGCCATCTCAAAACTGTTGAGTCACCCACAGGTTTACTTGTTAAGGTTGTGAAGGATTAG
- the LOC132605674 gene encoding uncharacterized protein LOC132605674 isoform X6: MENSSPSTSRKRQRADEPEPEPEPEPEPEPEPVLNDAELVSMEENFNFSDTLVALRMMRAQFPRIEKVSIQPFILRSQLYSSVKDRTQVDRELESLRRERVLRTFKLNTGQDDHAIMFLDDYLGQIERVSKRLEAQKQEDLFVFEWFKEHVIHSKLDPSIGHEELTRQLIDPNMYWFAIPNIGSVLKGLSQKVQRDGNGCSGKEASSTLSTRYEISSQRFAWIRPSQNC, encoded by the exons ATGGAGAACTCGAGCCCATCAACAAGCCGAAAACGCCAACGGGCCGACGAGCCTGAGCCCGAACCCGAGCCCGAGCCCGAGCCCGAGCCCGAACCGGTCCTAAACGATGCTGAATTAGTATCAATGGAGGAAAATTTCAACTTTAGTGATACTTTAGTGGCTCTTCGTATGATGCGTGCTCAATTTCCCCGTATCGAAAag GTTTCAATTCAGCCTTTTATTTTGCGGTCACAGTTATACAGCAGTGTAAAGGACAGGACACAAGTGGACAGAGAGTTGGAG TCCCTAAGGAGGGAAAGAGTTCTACGTACTTTCAAATTAAATACTGGACAGGATGATCATGCTATAATGTTTTTGGATGACTACCTTGGTCAG ATCGAACGTGTCAGTAAAAGATTGGAAGCACAGAAGCAAGAAGACCTATTTGTTTTTGAATGGTTCAAGGAGCATGTAATTCATTCAAAGCTAGATCCCAGCATTGGACATGAAGAACTT ACTCGACAACTTATTGATCCGAACATGTACTGGTTTGCGATTCCAAATATTGGATCAGTTCTCAAGGGCCTCTCACAG AAAGTACAAAGAGATGGCAATGGCTGCTCTGGAAAAGAAGCGTCTTCGACTCTCTCCACTAGATATGAGATTTCATCTCAGAGATTTGCTTGGATCAGGCCATCTCAAAACTGTTGA
- the LOC132605674 gene encoding uncharacterized protein LOC132605674 isoform X3: MENSSPSTSRKRQRADEPEPEPEPEPEPEPEPVLNDAELVSMEENFNFSDTLVALRMMRAQFPRIEKVSIQPFILRSQLYSSVKDRTQVDRELESLRRERVLRTFKLNTGQDDHAIMFLDDYLGQIERVSKRLEAQKQEDLFVFEWFKEHVIHSKLDPSIGHEELTRQLIDPNMYWFAIPNIGSVLKGLSQGRKELMSFLNRRKYKEMAMAALEKKRLRLSPLDMRFHLRDLLGSGHLKTVESPTGLLVKVVKD, translated from the exons ATGGAGAACTCGAGCCCATCAACAAGCCGAAAACGCCAACGGGCCGACGAGCCTGAGCCCGAACCCGAGCCCGAGCCCGAGCCCGAGCCCGAACCGGTCCTAAACGATGCTGAATTAGTATCAATGGAGGAAAATTTCAACTTTAGTGATACTTTAGTGGCTCTTCGTATGATGCGTGCTCAATTTCCCCGTATCGAAAag GTTTCAATTCAGCCTTTTATTTTGCGGTCACAGTTATACAGCAGTGTAAAGGACAGGACACAAGTGGACAGAGAGTTGGAG TCCCTAAGGAGGGAAAGAGTTCTACGTACTTTCAAATTAAATACTGGACAGGATGATCATGCTATAATGTTTTTGGATGACTACCTTGGTCAG ATCGAACGTGTCAGTAAAAGATTGGAAGCACAGAAGCAAGAAGACCTATTTGTTTTTGAATGGTTCAAGGAGCATGTAATTCATTCAAAGCTAGATCCCAGCATTGGACATGAAGAACTT ACTCGACAACTTATTGATCCGAACATGTACTGGTTTGCGATTCCAAATATTGGATCAGTTCTCAAGGGCCTCTCACAG GGAAGAAAGGAGCTTATGTCTTTTCTCAATCGTAGAAAGTACAAAGAGATGGCAATGGCTGCTCTGGAAAAGAAGCGTCTTCGACTCTCTCCACTAGATATGAGATTTCATCTCAGAGATTTGCTTGGATCAGGCCATCTCAAAACTGTTGAGTCACCCACAGGTTTACTTGTTAAGGTTGTGAAGGATTAG
- the LOC132605674 gene encoding uncharacterized protein LOC132605674 isoform X4 yields the protein MENSSPSTSRKRQRADEPEPEPEPEPEPEPEPVLNDAELVSMEENFNFSDTLVALRMMRAQFPRIEKVSIQPFILRSQLYSSVKDRTQVDRELESLRRERVLRTFKLNTGQDDHAIMFLDDYLGQIERVSKRLEAQKQEDLFVFEWFKEHVIHSKLDPSIGHEELRSLLSLGGKVKEEHISLLINAGLLTRQLIDPNMYWFAIPNIGSVLKGLSQKVQRDGNGCSGKEASSTLSTRYEISSQRFAWIRPSQNC from the exons ATGGAGAACTCGAGCCCATCAACAAGCCGAAAACGCCAACGGGCCGACGAGCCTGAGCCCGAACCCGAGCCCGAGCCCGAGCCCGAGCCCGAACCGGTCCTAAACGATGCTGAATTAGTATCAATGGAGGAAAATTTCAACTTTAGTGATACTTTAGTGGCTCTTCGTATGATGCGTGCTCAATTTCCCCGTATCGAAAag GTTTCAATTCAGCCTTTTATTTTGCGGTCACAGTTATACAGCAGTGTAAAGGACAGGACACAAGTGGACAGAGAGTTGGAG TCCCTAAGGAGGGAAAGAGTTCTACGTACTTTCAAATTAAATACTGGACAGGATGATCATGCTATAATGTTTTTGGATGACTACCTTGGTCAG ATCGAACGTGTCAGTAAAAGATTGGAAGCACAGAAGCAAGAAGACCTATTTGTTTTTGAATGGTTCAAGGAGCATGTAATTCATTCAAAGCTAGATCCCAGCATTGGACATGAAGAACTT CGTTCACTTCTGTCGTTGGGGGGCAAGGTGAAGGAGGAACACATCTCCCTCTTAATAAATGCTGGACTTCTG ACTCGACAACTTATTGATCCGAACATGTACTGGTTTGCGATTCCAAATATTGGATCAGTTCTCAAGGGCCTCTCACAG AAAGTACAAAGAGATGGCAATGGCTGCTCTGGAAAAGAAGCGTCTTCGACTCTCTCCACTAGATATGAGATTTCATCTCAGAGATTTGCTTGGATCAGGCCATCTCAAAACTGTTGA